The following coding sequences lie in one Microvirgula aerodenitrificans DSM 15089 genomic window:
- a CDS encoding flagellar type III secretion system pore protein FliP has product MRIRSLPLWLLCQALPCHAQDSLGEALPLLLGGENGARAVAIAVALALMVLIPGLLLVMTCFTRIIIVLSMLRHAMGMPDTPPNGVLILLAAFLTLLSMGDTFARLEREVAVPLLAQQLDTAQALGRAGEVMKDYMLARTREQDLDAVLALSGKTEPHAATASPALVHLAPAFLLGELRLAFQIGFVVFLPFLLVDIIIAGILMSLGMMMVPPVIISLPIKVLMFVSIDGWLLLVRVLLSDSTW; this is encoded by the coding sequence ATGCGGATAAGATCGCTGCCCCTCTGGCTGCTGTGCCAGGCGCTGCCCTGCCATGCGCAGGACAGCCTCGGCGAGGCATTGCCGCTGCTGCTTGGCGGTGAAAACGGTGCGCGCGCGGTGGCGATTGCCGTCGCGCTGGCACTGATGGTGCTGATTCCCGGGCTGCTGCTGGTGATGACCTGCTTTACCCGCATCATCATTGTCCTGTCGATGCTGCGGCATGCGATGGGCATGCCTGACACGCCCCCCAACGGCGTGCTGATCCTGCTGGCCGCCTTTCTGACCCTGCTGTCCATGGGAGATACCTTTGCCCGGCTGGAGCGCGAAGTGGCCGTGCCATTGCTGGCGCAACAGCTCGATACCGCGCAGGCACTGGGACGGGCGGGCGAGGTCATGAAAGACTACATGCTGGCCCGCACCCGCGAGCAGGATCTGGATGCGGTGCTGGCGCTGTCCGGCAAGACGGAACCGCATGCCGCAACGGCATCGCCGGCGCTGGTTCATCTGGCACCGGCCTTTCTGCTCGGAGAGCTGAGGCTGGCTTTCCAGATCGGCTTTGTCGTGTTCCTGCCGTTTCTGCTGGTCGACATCATCATTGCCGGCATCCTGATGTCGCTGGGCATGATGATGGTGCCGCCAGTGATCATTTCGCTGCCGATCAAGGTCCTGATGTTCGTCTCGATCGATGGCTGGCTACTGCTGGTCCGCGTGCTGTTGTCGGACAGCACCTGGTAA
- a CDS encoding FliH/SctL family protein, protein MGQLIRYPLAQDAGAVVGMRRAGSAHDTVSLHDRSEPAGPPAPDPVELAVRRTEAQAEAARQLAFHDGYRAGFLQGELDGEREGAPLRARLQDLLAALPGQQQQAWDRVEALAVPVVMAALVRLVGSLSVSTEFVRASVCEALAQVGRDEDCVLHLHPADLDVLQRALGPMLADQPRLGLQADPGVTGGGCVIGTARGDIDAQWTVQLARLGMALAGRAA, encoded by the coding sequence ATGGGACAGCTGATCCGTTACCCGCTTGCGCAGGACGCCGGGGCTGTGGTCGGCATGCGCCGGGCCGGTTCCGCGCACGATACCGTGTCCCTGCACGACCGGTCGGAGCCGGCGGGACCACCGGCTCCGGACCCTGTCGAACTGGCGGTACGCCGCACCGAAGCGCAGGCCGAGGCAGCACGGCAACTGGCGTTCCATGATGGCTACCGGGCCGGTTTCCTCCAGGGCGAACTGGACGGGGAACGGGAGGGGGCGCCGTTGCGGGCGCGGCTGCAGGACTTGCTGGCCGCGCTGCCCGGGCAACAGCAGCAGGCATGGGACCGGGTCGAGGCACTGGCCGTACCCGTGGTCATGGCGGCTCTGGTCAGGCTGGTCGGCTCGCTGTCGGTGTCGACGGAATTTGTTCGCGCGAGTGTTTGCGAGGCGCTGGCGCAGGTTGGTCGCGACGAGGACTGCGTGCTTCACCTGCATCCGGCGGATCTGGACGTGCTGCAGCGGGCGCTTGGACCGATGCTGGCCGATCAGCCGCGCCTTGGCCTGCAGGCCGATCCCGGCGTGACCGGGGGAGGATGCGTGATTGGCACCGCGCGCGGCGATATCGATGCGCAGTGGACGGTCCAGCTCGCTCGTCTTGGCATGGCACTGGCGGGGAGGGCGGCATGA
- a CDS encoding flagellar hook assembly protein FlgD, with product MTSDGLGLVPTDSAGPVRGLTQADFLRILSTQLTFQDPMKPMDSTRFMAQMAQFSALEQSRQSNDRLDTLLAFQSAQQSLGLIGRTVEVSQASGTLTGQVTTLSFAAGRPALTVKTVEGEWLSGLSLSRITVVR from the coding sequence ATGACAAGTGATGGACTGGGCCTGGTGCCGACCGACAGTGCCGGACCGGTGCGTGGGCTGACCCAGGCGGATTTCCTGCGCATTCTTTCCACCCAGCTGACCTTTCAGGACCCGATGAAGCCCATGGACAGCACCCGGTTCATGGCGCAGATGGCGCAGTTCTCGGCGCTGGAGCAAAGCCGTCAGTCCAATGACAGGCTGGATACCCTGCTGGCGTTCCAGTCGGCGCAGCAGTCGCTGGGGCTGATTGGCCGGACGGTGGAAGTGTCGCAGGCCTCGGGCACGCTGACCGGGCAGGTCACGACCCTGTCGTTCGCCGCCGGCCGCCCCGCGCTGACGGTGAAGACTGTCGAGGGCGAGTGGCTGAGCGGTCTGTCCCTGTCACGGATTACCGTGGTGAGGTAA
- a CDS encoding HD domain-containing phosphohydrolase yields the protein MTTSPDSLAPGNTAQGFTLLFVDDEANILSSLRRLFRPHGYRILTADGGEAALAVLETESVDLVVSDMRMPGMSGAALLATIRQRWPDITRILLTGYADMQSMIEAINVAGISRYIAKPWEDQDILRIVEDALTIKLLSREKARLDQQVREQNDALTMLNASLEDKVRERTLALEKAMSEVKLAHERLKKGFVTSVKMFSALIDMRSGTLAGQSRNVANHALLIARQLMLPEAEVHDIFIAGLLHSIGKIAFPDTLLAKPISLMSTAELETYKQYPVNSQAALMASEQLQVPAQLIRNQHERMDGLGVPDRLKGDQIAIGSRILGVAADFQALQAGIVTGQRMDARAALKQLEASRESRYDGAVLDALQAVLAAQPSEVVERELYSRDLVPGMTLAHDLIVNGVMLLARDYVLDDRLIRLIRHFEEGAGSKLNIFVRA from the coding sequence TTGACGACTTCACCTGACTCCCTTGCGCCCGGCAATACTGCCCAGGGCTTTACCCTGCTGTTCGTCGACGACGAAGCCAATATCCTGTCCTCACTGCGCCGGCTGTTCCGCCCCCATGGCTACCGGATCCTGACCGCCGACGGCGGCGAGGCCGCGCTGGCCGTGCTGGAAACCGAAAGCGTGGATCTGGTGGTATCGGACATGCGCATGCCGGGCATGAGCGGTGCGGCACTGCTGGCCACGATCCGGCAGCGCTGGCCGGATATCACCCGCATTCTGCTGACCGGTTACGCCGACATGCAGTCGATGATCGAGGCGATCAATGTTGCCGGCATCAGCCGCTATATCGCCAAGCCGTGGGAAGACCAGGACATCCTTCGCATCGTCGAAGATGCGCTGACCATCAAGCTCCTGTCGCGTGAAAAGGCCCGGCTGGATCAGCAGGTGCGCGAGCAGAACGATGCGCTGACCATGCTGAACGCCTCGCTGGAAGACAAGGTCCGCGAACGGACCCTGGCGCTGGAAAAGGCGATGAGCGAGGTAAAGCTTGCGCACGAGCGGCTGAAAAAAGGCTTCGTGACCTCGGTGAAGATGTTCTCGGCGCTGATCGACATGCGCAGTGGCACCCTTGCCGGCCAGTCCCGCAATGTGGCCAACCACGCCCTGCTCATTGCCCGGCAGCTCATGCTGCCGGAAGCCGAAGTTCATGACATCTTCATTGCCGGCCTGCTGCACAGTATCGGCAAGATTGCCTTCCCCGACACGCTGCTGGCCAAACCGATCAGCCTGATGAGCACGGCCGAACTCGAAACCTACAAGCAGTACCCGGTCAACAGCCAGGCCGCACTGATGGCATCCGAGCAGTTGCAGGTCCCGGCCCAGCTGATTCGCAACCAGCATGAGCGCATGGATGGCCTCGGCGTACCGGACCGCCTGAAAGGCGACCAGATTGCCATTGGTTCGCGCATCCTCGGCGTGGCGGCCGACTTCCAGGCGCTGCAGGCCGGCATCGTCACCGGGCAGCGCATGGATGCCCGCGCCGCGCTGAAGCAGCTGGAAGCCAGCCGCGAGTCGCGCTATGACGGCGCCGTGCTCGATGCATTGCAGGCCGTGCTCGCCGCCCAGCCTTCCGAGGTGGTAGAGCGCGAACTGTACTCCCGGGATCTGGTACCGGGCATGACGCTGGCGCACGATCTGATCGTCAACGGGGTGATGCTGCTGGCGCGGGACTATGTACTCGACGATCGCCTGATCCGCCTGATTCGCCACTTCGAGGAAGGCGCCGGCAGCAAGCTCAATATCTTCGTCAGGGCCTGA
- a CDS encoding FliM/FliN family flagellar motor switch protein — protein sequence MNKDIRRSVLMELESDAGSGESLLAGRLGLLGDLKVDLDARVGSVRLSLSALGGLKAGEVVTLDSQPDGSVDMLLNGTVVARGRLVVVNDFLGVQVETLSSLRP from the coding sequence ATGAACAAGGACATTCGTCGCTCCGTACTGATGGAGCTGGAGTCGGACGCCGGCAGCGGAGAGTCGCTGCTGGCCGGCCGGCTGGGGCTGCTGGGGGATCTGAAGGTGGATCTGGATGCGCGGGTCGGGTCGGTGCGCCTGAGCCTGTCCGCGCTGGGCGGGTTGAAGGCGGGAGAGGTGGTGACGCTGGACAGCCAGCCGGACGGATCGGTCGACATGCTGCTCAATGGCACGGTGGTCGCCCGCGGACGGCTGGTGGTGGTGAATGACTTTCTGGGAGTCCAGGTTGAAACCCTCTCGTCACTGCGGCCCTGA
- a CDS encoding flagellar hook-basal body complex protein, which yields MLTTIHTGLSGLRSFQRGLANIGHNIANLNSPGYKKTTLGYAELMSRRDMGVSGGGVRIAAVESHFGQGELRATANPLDVAVEGDGFLVSRLRGESHYFRTGELDVDRDGRLIRRTDRSQVQGLDVHGRLVDLSLAGLRVRAGRPTGLLRFSGNLSTDASSHRIEVPVHDHAGARRELTLHFRRDGAMPPGQWRLDISEGATGHASGGGDLRFDAAGSPLAGSGELSIALTAASGGVSRVRLDFGRPGTLSGVTHLSGGSTSTLKLEQQDGYPPGSLTRMTVDARGRVQAHYTNGQTADGGQLALAWFERPAQQLLRAGAGAWLSAGAPPARIGAPAGDVFGRIAGGMLEMSNVELATEFSELIVSQRGYQAASQLVAAANEMLQQALEIRGRR from the coding sequence ATGCTGACCACGATTCATACCGGGCTTAGCGGGCTGCGGAGTTTTCAGCGCGGGCTGGCGAATATCGGCCACAACATCGCCAATCTGAACTCGCCGGGCTACAAGAAGACCACGCTGGGCTATGCCGAACTGATGTCACGCCGGGACATGGGCGTCAGCGGCGGCGGCGTCCGGATTGCTGCCGTCGAGAGCCACTTTGGTCAGGGCGAGCTGCGGGCGACTGCCAACCCGCTTGATGTGGCGGTGGAGGGGGACGGTTTCCTGGTGTCGCGGCTGCGCGGCGAGTCACATTACTTCCGGACCGGCGAGCTGGATGTCGATCGTGACGGGCGGCTGATCCGGCGTACCGACCGTTCACAGGTGCAGGGCCTGGATGTGCACGGCCGGCTGGTCGACCTGTCACTGGCCGGGTTGCGTGTCCGGGCCGGCAGACCGACCGGGCTGCTGCGCTTCAGCGGCAATCTGTCGACCGATGCATCAAGCCATCGCATCGAGGTGCCGGTCCATGATCATGCCGGGGCCCGGCGCGAGCTGACCCTTCATTTCCGGCGGGATGGCGCGATGCCGCCGGGTCAGTGGCGGCTGGATATCAGCGAGGGCGCCACCGGTCATGCATCGGGCGGTGGTGATCTGCGCTTCGATGCCGCCGGTTCGCCGCTGGCCGGCTCCGGCGAACTGTCCATTGCGCTGACGGCCGCCAGCGGCGGCGTATCGCGGGTTCGCCTCGACTTTGGTCGCCCCGGGACCTTGTCCGGCGTCACTCACCTGTCCGGTGGCTCGACATCGACGCTGAAACTGGAACAGCAGGACGGTTACCCGCCGGGCAGCCTGACCCGGATGACGGTTGATGCCCGGGGGCGGGTGCAGGCCCATTACACGAATGGCCAGACCGCGGATGGAGGGCAGCTTGCGCTGGCCTGGTTCGAGCGCCCCGCACAGCAGCTGCTGCGTGCCGGCGCCGGAGCCTGGCTGTCGGCCGGGGCGCCGCCAGCCCGTATTGGCGCACCGGCCGGGGACGTGTTTGGCCGCATCGCCGGCGGGATGCTGGAAATGTCCAACGTCGAGCTGGCGACCGAATTCAGCGAGCTGATCGTCAGCCAGCGCGGTTATCAGGCCGCGTCGCAGCTGGTGGCGGCGGCCAATGAAATGCTGCAGCAGGCACTGGAAATACGGGGGCGTCGGTGA
- a CDS encoding FliI/YscN family ATPase, with protein MTDVSTLLLERVAAARLTEHVGHVVRQVGLLVEATGPACAGVGDLCQIGLPGRTLPAEVVGLDGVRLLLLPYGETGGLRAGSRVTACDRPLSVDLGPALLGRVVDAFCQPLDGKGDIAGGERRPIRRRPAGPLARRGIDTVLETRVRAIDALLTLGYGQRMAIMAGSGVGKSTLLGMLSRHCVADVIVVALIGERGREVLEFVENRPGADGMRNVVMVVATADEPALVREAAALTAMTIGEFFSDSGQAVLLIVDSLTRYAMARREIGLATGEPATSRGYTPSVFSSLACLLERCGAWVGGGSMTGLFTVLVEGDDVDDPIADSVRGIADGHIVLSRELAQRGHYPAIDVLASVSRLASGLVDDGAQALMCACRQALGLLALNQDVLALGAYREGSQPALDAAIRVRPALDRFLQQVTGEVCARDTALAALGAALDGGRP; from the coding sequence ATGACGGATGTCTCGACGCTTCTGCTCGAACGTGTGGCGGCCGCCCGTCTGACCGAACATGTCGGTCATGTCGTTCGTCAGGTCGGGTTGCTGGTCGAGGCAACCGGGCCTGCCTGCGCCGGTGTCGGTGATCTCTGCCAGATCGGCCTGCCGGGGCGGACATTGCCGGCCGAGGTGGTCGGACTGGATGGGGTCCGCTTGCTGTTGCTGCCATACGGAGAGACCGGTGGCCTCCGTGCCGGCAGCCGGGTGACCGCCTGCGACCGGCCGCTGTCGGTCGACCTGGGGCCAGCCCTGCTGGGCCGGGTGGTTGATGCGTTCTGCCAGCCGCTGGACGGCAAGGGCGATATCGCTGGTGGCGAGCGCCGTCCGATACGCCGCCGGCCTGCCGGTCCGCTGGCCCGCCGGGGCATCGACACCGTCCTGGAAACCCGGGTCCGCGCCATTGATGCCCTGCTGACACTGGGTTACGGACAGCGGATGGCGATCATGGCCGGCAGCGGGGTCGGCAAGAGCACGCTGCTCGGCATGCTGTCCCGCCATTGCGTGGCCGATGTGATCGTCGTTGCATTGATTGGCGAGCGCGGGCGAGAAGTGCTCGAGTTCGTTGAAAACCGCCCGGGTGCGGACGGCATGCGCAATGTGGTGATGGTGGTGGCAACGGCCGACGAGCCGGCGCTGGTGCGCGAGGCGGCTGCCCTGACCGCGATGACCATCGGCGAGTTCTTCAGCGACAGTGGCCAGGCGGTGCTGCTGATTGTCGACTCGCTGACCCGCTACGCGATGGCCCGGCGCGAAATCGGACTGGCCACCGGCGAGCCGGCGACGTCGCGCGGCTATACGCCGTCAGTCTTCTCGTCGCTGGCGTGCCTGCTGGAGCGCTGCGGTGCCTGGGTGGGGGGCGGATCGATGACCGGTCTGTTTACGGTGCTGGTCGAGGGCGACGATGTCGATGACCCGATTGCGGACAGTGTGCGCGGCATTGCCGATGGTCACATCGTGCTGTCGCGCGAGCTGGCGCAGCGCGGGCACTATCCGGCCATTGACGTGCTTGCCAGCGTCAGCCGGCTGGCATCCGGTCTGGTGGATGACGGCGCGCAGGCGCTGATGTGCGCTTGCCGGCAGGCACTGGGCCTGCTGGCGCTGAATCAGGACGTGCTGGCACTGGGGGCCTATCGCGAAGGCAGTCAGCCGGCGCTGGATGCCGCGATCCGGGTCCGGCCGGCCCTGGATCGTTTTCTGCAGCAGGTGACCGGCGAGGTCTGCGCCCGGGATACGGCGCTGGCGGCGCTGGGCGCCGCGCTGGACGGAGGCCGGCCATGA
- the nosP gene encoding nitric oxide-sensing protein NosP, producing MQSTSLVRCAQSSAPDPVEAAREFHAAVRQDDMELVLFFCSSDYDLDLLAAEMNHLFPGVRVIGCTTAGEIGPAGYLTHGLSGVSFPKSGFAIEVGFIDNVQSFEFEQGRSLTFSVMQRLEARPSLGPHPSQFAFLLIDGLSMREEWVARALQNALGKIPLVGGSAGDDLKFRETALFHNGRFHLNAALMMLVSTPYAVTTFKTQHFVPSTKRLVVTSVDTARRVVKEINGRPAASEYARLTGVEASELCPAHFAAHPVLVIIDGTGYVRSIQTANADDTLTFYCAIDEGLVLRLADRLDLIDSLTQAFDELEQDIGSPQLVLGCDCILRNLEITQRDLKSTVGDILNRNHTVGFSTYGEQYRGVHVNQTFTGIAIGSRRGADHV from the coding sequence ATGCAGTCGACCAGTCTTGTCCGTTGTGCGCAATCCAGCGCACCCGATCCGGTAGAGGCGGCAAGGGAATTTCATGCCGCCGTGCGCCAGGACGATATGGAACTGGTGCTGTTTTTCTGCTCCAGCGACTACGACCTCGATCTGCTCGCCGCAGAAATGAACCACTTGTTCCCCGGTGTCCGCGTGATCGGTTGCACGACGGCCGGCGAAATCGGACCGGCCGGCTATCTGACCCACGGCCTCAGTGGTGTCAGCTTTCCCAAATCCGGCTTTGCGATCGAAGTCGGCTTTATCGACAACGTGCAGTCTTTTGAATTCGAGCAGGGACGTTCGCTGACCTTTTCCGTCATGCAGCGGCTGGAAGCCCGCCCGTCGCTGGGCCCCCATCCCAGCCAGTTTGCCTTTCTGCTGATCGACGGTCTGTCGATGCGCGAAGAGTGGGTTGCCCGTGCTCTGCAGAATGCGCTCGGCAAGATCCCGCTGGTCGGCGGCTCGGCCGGGGATGACCTGAAATTCAGGGAAACGGCGCTGTTCCACAATGGCCGCTTCCACCTCAACGCCGCACTGATGATGCTGGTGTCCACACCGTATGCCGTCACCACCTTCAAGACCCAGCACTTTGTGCCCAGCACCAAGCGCCTGGTCGTGACGTCGGTCGACACGGCCAGGCGGGTGGTCAAGGAAATCAACGGCCGGCCTGCCGCCTCGGAATATGCCCGGCTGACCGGCGTGGAAGCGTCCGAACTGTGCCCGGCCCATTTCGCCGCACACCCGGTTCTGGTCATCATTGATGGTACGGGTTACGTGCGCTCGATCCAGACTGCCAATGCCGATGACACGCTGACCTTCTACTGCGCAATCGACGAGGGGCTGGTGCTGCGGCTGGCGGACCGGCTCGACCTGATCGACAGCCTGACGCAGGCCTTCGACGAACTGGAACAGGATATCGGCTCGCCGCAACTGGTACTCGGTTGCGACTGCATCCTGCGCAATCTGGAAATCACCCAGCGCGACCTGAAGTCCACCGTCGGCGACATCCTGAACCGGAACCATACCGTCGGTTTCAGCACCTATGGCGAGCAATACCGCGGGGTGCACGTGAACCAGACGTTTACCGGCATCGCCATTGGCAGTCGCAGGGGGGCAGACCATGTATGA
- a CDS encoding sigma-70 family RNA polymerase sigma factor, whose translation MALWTGFYASGDSTLRRRLVEHYLPWVRILAAGAYARQFMPSLAFMDFYQSGVAGLLEAVDRFDPGRGVDFKTFATRRIHGEMANAITQATEADRQYRVRQRYLQSPAVIPDAERPFAQLMSRSIGLAIAYMLEGTGMYLASGADDEARAPPAACLQQQWRTLLLAAIGRLTPQQQRVIRLHYLGGMPFADIAVALDLSAGRVAQLHRQALAVLRQHLPDIGDR comes from the coding sequence GTGGCGCTGTGGACCGGATTTTACGCCAGCGGCGACAGCACGCTGCGGCGTCGACTGGTTGAACACTATCTGCCCTGGGTCCGGATTCTGGCCGCTGGTGCCTATGCCCGCCAGTTCATGCCGTCGCTGGCATTCATGGACTTCTATCAGAGCGGCGTGGCCGGCCTGCTGGAAGCGGTCGATCGTTTCGATCCCGGTCGGGGCGTGGATTTCAAGACCTTTGCCACCCGCCGTATCCACGGCGAAATGGCCAATGCCATCACGCAGGCGACCGAGGCGGACCGGCAGTACCGGGTCCGGCAGCGGTATCTGCAATCACCCGCTGTCATTCCGGACGCAGAGAGGCCGTTTGCGCAACTGATGTCCCGTTCCATCGGCCTGGCCATCGCCTACATGCTGGAAGGGACCGGCATGTATCTGGCCTCCGGGGCGGACGACGAGGCGCGGGCACCACCTGCGGCCTGCCTGCAGCAGCAATGGCGCACGTTGCTGCTGGCTGCCATCGGACGGCTGACACCGCAGCAACAGCGGGTCATTCGCCTGCATTATCTGGGGGGCATGCCGTTTGCCGACATTGCCGTTGCCCTTGATCTTTCCGCCGGCCGCGTGGCCCAGTTGCATCGGCAGGCACTGGCGGTGTTGCGCCAGCACCTGCCGGACATCGGGGACCGCTGA
- a CDS encoding FliM/FliN family flagellar motor switch protein, translated as MSGVQDYRLYAGSELRLLERSLETPLQAWGDAWAGMPGEFALAARAVGRGERESPAVFHPFTGQGHAGTLHAPDDPAGVWLAWQCFGCAVAALPAGNWLVDATLGAALQALCRGLAVTPDRLAIADVQDRSGAVLLTIDRAGHSLDVLLPAACVASHLPARQPASDVLPPLLLSQARLANPVVLEVTARSASFSVEELMTASAGDILRLDHRVDDPFDIRLAGGGVVGQGLLGRKHDRLAVKFLPLRQEAR; from the coding sequence GTGAGCGGCGTACAGGACTATCGGCTGTATGCCGGGTCCGAGTTGCGTCTGCTGGAACGGTCGCTGGAAACGCCGCTGCAGGCGTGGGGTGACGCGTGGGCAGGTATGCCCGGTGAATTCGCGCTTGCTGCCCGGGCCGTCGGCCGGGGCGAACGCGAAAGCCCGGCCGTGTTCCATCCCTTCACCGGACAGGGCCACGCCGGGACCCTGCACGCCCCTGATGACCCCGCCGGTGTGTGGCTGGCATGGCAGTGTTTCGGCTGCGCGGTGGCGGCGTTGCCTGCAGGCAACTGGCTGGTCGACGCGACGCTGGGCGCCGCGCTGCAGGCCCTGTGCCGTGGACTGGCCGTTACCCCGGACCGCCTGGCGATTGCCGACGTTCAGGATCGGTCCGGGGCCGTGCTGTTGACGATCGACCGGGCAGGGCACTCGCTTGACGTGCTGTTGCCGGCTGCCTGCGTTGCCAGCCATCTGCCGGCCAGGCAGCCGGCAAGCGACGTGTTGCCGCCACTGCTGTTGAGCCAGGCCCGGCTGGCGAATCCGGTGGTGCTGGAAGTGACCGCCCGCTCGGCCTCGTTTTCGGTCGAGGAACTGATGACGGCCAGTGCGGGCGACATATTGCGGCTCGATCACCGGGTCGACGATCCGTTCGACATCCGGCTGGCGGGAGGCGGGGTCGTCGGGCAGGGGCTGCTGGGCCGCAAGCACGACCGGCTGGCAGTCAAATTTCTACCATTACGACAAGAGGCCAGATGA
- a CDS encoding ATP-binding protein, which yields MYESHVLPRPCSSHELETEIARLNKIIQALMRRVERNMGSDDSDFSVFQTAVMLDDAVQIRTRELETALQSNERITRKLKHTQGKMEQEILERKQVQQMLEDEHGKQAALIARLEDAQVQVVQAERLASIGQLAAGVAHEINNPIGFVNSNLSTLNGYFHNLLELLDAYVAAESHIPADSELRARIDNAKVKADFDYLKEDVGALIAESIDGTGRVRRIVQDLRDFSRVGDAEWESADIHAGLDSTLNVVWNEIKYKADVIKEYGDLPRVECLPSQLNQVVMNLLVNAAQAMPEHGEIHLRTGREGERIWIQVADNGQGIPAALLPRIFDPFFTTKPVGAGTGLGLSVSYGIVQKLGGQIYVASTEGKGTTFTIWLPIHRAHPSSPPPDAP from the coding sequence ATGTATGAAAGTCACGTATTGCCGCGGCCCTGTTCCAGTCATGAGCTGGAAACCGAAATCGCCCGGCTGAACAAGATCATCCAGGCGCTGATGCGGCGCGTTGAACGCAATATGGGCAGCGACGACTCCGACTTCAGCGTCTTCCAGACTGCGGTCATGCTCGACGATGCCGTGCAGATCCGTACCCGGGAGCTGGAAACGGCCTTGCAGAGCAATGAAAGGATCACCCGCAAGCTCAAGCATACCCAGGGCAAGATGGAGCAGGAAATCCTGGAGAGAAAACAGGTCCAGCAGATGCTGGAAGACGAACATGGCAAGCAGGCCGCGCTGATCGCCAGGCTGGAGGATGCACAGGTCCAGGTGGTGCAGGCCGAACGGCTGGCATCGATCGGCCAGCTGGCAGCCGGCGTTGCCCACGAGATCAACAATCCGATCGGCTTCGTCAATTCCAACCTGAGCACGCTGAACGGCTATTTCCACAACCTGCTTGAACTGCTGGATGCCTACGTCGCAGCCGAAAGCCATATCCCTGCCGACAGCGAGCTGCGTGCACGCATCGACAACGCCAAGGTCAAGGCCGACTTCGACTACCTGAAGGAAGATGTCGGCGCCCTGATCGCCGAATCGATCGATGGCACGGGGCGCGTGCGCCGCATTGTCCAGGACTTGCGTGATTTTTCCCGGGTCGGCGATGCCGAATGGGAATCGGCCGATATCCATGCCGGCCTCGACAGCACGCTGAACGTGGTCTGGAACGAGATCAAATACAAGGCCGACGTCATCAAGGAATATGGCGATCTGCCGCGCGTGGAATGCCTGCCGTCACAGTTGAACCAGGTTGTCATGAACCTGCTGGTCAATGCCGCCCAGGCCATGCCGGAGCATGGCGAGATTCACCTCCGGACCGGCCGTGAAGGTGAGCGGATCTGGATCCAGGTGGCTGACAACGGTCAGGGCATTCCTGCCGCACTGCTGCCGCGCATTTTCGATCCGTTCTTCACCACCAAACCGGTCGGCGCCGGCACCGGGCTGGGTCTGTCCGTGTCCTATGGCATCGTCCAGAAGCTGGGCGGACAGATCTATGTCGCCAGCACGGAAGGCAAAGGCACTACATTCACTATTTGGTTGCCGATTCATCGTGCACACCCGTCCAGCCCGCCGCCGGACGCACCCTGA